The nucleotide sequence CTCAAATATAGGCAAACATGTGCTTTCATGGTTATCAATTCCTGTAAATTAACTGTTTTTTCATATATCTTGTAGGATTATCTACTTGTATTGTTACTGCTATCATGGCCGATTTGTTGGTAAACTAGTGTGCATTTAAATTTGGCAAGTGTTGTTTCAAATTATCCCATTGCTACACTACTGCATGTGAGATAGTTCTTGTCTGCTTTTATTTGATTCTCTCCACTAGTCAGCATAAATCTTTAACCATTGGAAACCTGTTAAGCTTAGAAactgttctttttttttctcacacaCTTAGATCTTTTGGTCTATATAACCAAATTGATAGTTCCAACATGAACCCATTTCTTTCTGTTGTGTGATCTAGACAATGATTCTGGGTAACCTAACTTGTGGTTTACTGCAAAAGGAATTTCATAAATCGTTAGTTGGCAGATGTGTAGTTCACTTGTTGAGCACTCTCATCATTCTATTTTCTCAATGCACAGATCATTCACGTTATAGGTTTCACAAATCACAAATTTTGATCTATTTTATGATATGTTGATCGTTGAACAAGCTTGTTAATACATAACTGTTAAGTTTTGGCAAAAATGATACTTTAGATGTTAACGGAATGGGTAGAAGCATGCCATGCTTCTCCCTATATAGAATACTTTATCGACTAGACGCAAAATAAAAGAAATTGAAAACTGTTAGTCCATATAACATGTAGCTAGTGAGCAGTGACAAGTACACAGAATCGGCAACAGTAAAAGTTTAACACTTGGCACAAGAAAACGTCAaattaactatgaaaaatggctCCTTTTTTGTAATTTTCTGACACTTGTGAAAGCTTTAGCTTTAGTCTACTCTGCTGCTATGAATAACTGGCCTGCTGACTCGTTGGTCCTCCATTAACAGTTCTTTGTGTGCTATTTTAATGTTAATTCTGACATTATAGTGCTATTATTCTTCTGGTACTGCTTTTATTGTTCTAATGATAAGATGTAATGACTCTCCCATGCAGGGTTTTCAGCGGAAACTCTTGTTCCAAGGAACCAGGATGTGGGCTTAGCTGAGCTCCCAGCAACTGTGGCAGCTGTGAAGAATCCAACTGGAAAAATCATGTATGATGAGTATAACCATGAGCGCTACCTGCCTGGGGACCCCAGCAAGCGTGCATTTGCCTACTTTGTGCTGAGTGGTGGGAGGTTCATTTACGCATCTTTGCTGCGACTTCTCATCTTGAAATTCGTCCTGAGCATGTCAGCAAGTAAGGATGTTCTCGCACTTGCCTCACTTGAGGTTGACCTCTCAAGCATTGAGCCTGGCACCACGGTAACTGTGAAGTGGCGTGGCAAGCCGGTCTTCATCAGGCGGAGGACAGAGGATGATATCAAGTTGGCCAACAGTGTCGATGTCGCGTCCCTCCGCCACCCAGAGCAGGATGCAGAGCGTGTCAAGAACCCCGAATGGCTGGTCGTCATTGGGGTCTGCACACACCTGGGCTGCATCCCGCTCCCCAATGCAGGAGACTTTGGTGGCTGGTTCTGCCCGTGCCACGGCTCGCACTATGACATCTCTGGTAGGATCCGCAAGGGCCCGGCACCCTTCAACCTGGAAGTGCCGACATACAGCTTCTTGGAAGAGAACAAGCTTCTCATCGGCTGAGATTTCTGTTAGTGCTGTTCCTATGGCCCTGTCGTTTGCGTTGATCGACAACTTTACCTTTTCTCTTGCCTGGTTTAGGGTATACCTTTGGTGGACTGTTATCTGAGTGCAGTGTTGTTGCTAGCACCTGACAGTAATGAATAACCTGCTGCTACTTAAAGGATACTGTTAATTGTTGTCAAGTTTGGTTCTGTTTTTTTTCTGATCTCAAGAGGGATTGATTATGTAACACATTTAGCTGGTACAGTCCATTTTTTTATCCCATCTGTTAGCAACTCTTGTATTGTATTACTTGGTTGGAAGAAAAGGACGTTGTGTCCTTTAAGCCGTCATGATATATAGTCGTGTGAAAACGATAAATCACCAGAGAATCGAGATTAAGTATTTATAGTAGAATGGGAATGATTATATTTAGGtcttgttcgctggtctgaatcttggctaaaactggctgaaaaacactgttctgactgaattgttgtgagagaaaagcactgttctggctgaaaaaacaagccgaatatggggtaagccgaatggGGCCTTAGCTctaagaaaatgaaaaaaatatttagaaaaatatgaagCATTCCATAATCATTATAATTGATATCTGATCATGTTTAAAAAACTTTACACGacaaaatatgagatgcatcaagCGTGAATGCAACATGCATAAATGTTCAATGCATTCATGTTGTGGAAAGTTTTCAAAACAAATTAGAAATTGATTAGAATGTTTTGGGATTTTTTTAAAGATCTTTCTAGATATTTTTCCTAGAGCTAGATGTATGTTTCGAGAAGATTCTAAAGATATTTTCATGAGTtctaaatatttatttatttttggtatcctaatgattttttttttcagaatttTTAGAATCTGGGAGATATTTTTTGGGGTTTAAAAACTATAAGACATTTACCTAATTTTATTTAACTACAAAGATTGAAACCATTGCTTACCCCAATTTGCTTGGGACTGACAGGTTGTTGTTGTTGGTTACAAAGATTGAAACCATCTTTAAAATAACTAACCGGAGTAGGTACTTTAAATGGTTTCTGAGAGTTCAggggataagaattttattttGAAATTTGAGAAAGAAAACTATACTCCTATGATAATTATTTTTTTCAAATGGAACTGAGCAGAGCTTTGTGATGTTTGCCAATTTGGTGGATCAAGAGGCCAGAAAGTTGTAGGGGCTAGTCCCTGCCGTGCCGGACCTACTAAACCGTCTCCAGACGAGACCGGATGTGCGCAATATGCGTACATAGCGTTGTGCCCATGCCCGCCCACAACTCAACTGATGGGTCTCGGATCCTGCACCGCCATATTTTTCTCGATGAGTCGAGACCCAGTTCGCTGCAGGAGGGTAACAGGATGGGTCAGGGCTTGTCTGGATTATCTAGTCTAAAGTTAGTGATTGAAATTAAAGACAAAACTTAGATCACTTTTGTAGTCCACAGTTCCGTGACAGGGTCTAAACTTTAGACAACATTTTAGACCTCCTGTTTCAAGCCTTAAGAGCGAAAAGTGATATAAAGTTTAGTCGCAAGTGATATAAAGTTTAGTCGCTAAACTTTATACCATGGGTTCAAACGGGGCCTTAGCTTTGGTTTGGAAGCTCCGCAACAGTGAAGCCATGACAATTCCATAGTGTGTTTTTTGTTTCACGAAAAAACAGCAACAATAACCGCAAGAGTTCAAGTGAATTCCAGATGGGGGGCCTATCTTTCTCCAAGGTAGAGTGAAGCTGCCAATTTGCGCAATTGCGGGACGTCTCATTCGCGTGCCCCTTTTTATTCGGATCTTGGTTGGGCGACTTTGCTACCCAGCAATTAATGTTGTGTTTCCAAGTACACGTTGGAAGCAGATTTGATGGGAACTCGCTGACATGATAGTAGTAGGACACGACGAGTGCATCGAGTAGGTTCCCTGACCCTGATTAGTAGTTGATCAGGTTAGTTGGGAGCAATATATATTGCGCATTCACCTAACATTGGTGATTTCGATTTCCTCACCAACGAAAGATCAAAGATTTGTGAACCTGCCAGACAAGCGAGGGCAACACGGTCTGCTCTTCAAATGAAGAATCCAAGAGAGAAGGAAGCACGCGCAGCTCTTTACTCGAAAAAAAATGATTTGCTTAGTGATTCAACCTCGACATATTGACAAATTACAGAGAGTTGCTTTTTACACAAGCTCGTTCACTGAACCGAAAACCGAACAtcgaaccgaaccgaaccgaaaccgaacTGAATAGTCGGTAGTTCGgtttttcggttcggtttcggtttccaGTTCTGTGAAGTTCGGTGTTCGgcttcggttcggtttcggtttctaTGCAATACCGAACCGAAGTTCCGAGAAAACCGAACCGAACCCTGTTTTTTTCCTGTTGTTTATCAAAACTGATGGAGTACTGTGGTTTTATTATAAAAAATGAACTGCAAATTTGTAATATTTGATTTGAGCATTGAATTGTTAAGTTTGTAACAGTCTTGAGTCTTCAAATAATATACTGTGCTGTGTTGTCAGTTCTAAATCCTGTCTGATGTTTTCTTGCATCGGTTTATTCGGTTTTAACCGAAAAACCGAACCAAAATGATCAGTTTTTAGAATTTTAGCAAACCGATAGGGGTCGTTTTCTAAAAACCGAAATTTTAGAAAAACCGAAAaaaaaccgaaccgaaccgaaccgtCGGTTAAAACCAAACACCCAAGCTGACCGAGCAAGCCATAACACCCTTTTGTCCTAGAGTCTAGGACCAATCACCGGTAAACAAATTCAGCACAAATCAAGGTGCTTACCTACCATAGTACTACCAATTAGTTTGACCTTTTCCACATCAAGAATCAAAATACAATCTGCTAATTGCTAAACAATAAATATAGCCTTTGCTCACAATGGTCGATGGTGTTTCCCGTGCTTCCATAACCTTGCATGACCCATTCGACCATTCCCAATCCTTCCCTCCTCTGTGCAAATTTATCCTCACAAGCAACTAACAAACCCCCGTTTGGGTTTGGCTCGTTCTTCTCCCATCCCAAGGCATCTCTATCTTCTCTTCCACTCTCCGCTGATCATTTCTCCGAGAAGCTTCTGCGCATCTCTCTCTTGCCTCCCACCATCTCGCGCTGAATCTCTTCACCGGGTTGGTTGTTGGGAGTGGCGGCCATGACGCGGGCGAGGTGGGTGTGGCGCCCCACCGCGGTCCTCCTCCTTGCGGTCGCTTCCCTCTCCTGTGTCCTCTCGCCGCCGCGGGTCTCCGCAGCTACGGGGGCAGAGGTGGCCGGCGGGGTGGCTCGTCGGAACACCGAGCGCAATCGCAGGTGACTCCCTTCTCGCTCTGTCTGGCGCTCCCGACTTCCCTCGTAGGAAACACTTTTTTTTCATTTATCCTATGGATGGATTAATCGTGGGTTGTGATTAGTTGTACATTTATCCTATGGATGGATTGATCGGGGGTTGTGATTTTTAGTTGTAGAATAGCTCAGCTTTGGTCTGGTGGAATCGTCAGCGAGCTTGGGGACTTGCTGAATTGGGTGTTCGAATGCAGTTCACCGGCAGATTCTTAAAACTTTTCCTTTTGCTTCCTTCCAGTCGGCATCCCTTATTACTACAGATATGCGGTTGCCATAGGTGCCATCATATGCAAAATTCGATCTTTCAACAACATTGTGCCCCCTCCTAACAAAAAAGATCAAATTGGCGCCAGTTCTGTACTGGCCCCTTAACTGGTCCGTGGATCATTTCTGAGTGTATTTTTGTGAGGCATATAATCTCCacggtaaaaaaaaaaaacattaatgACAAATATAAAGCTACCATCAGAATAGCCTTTTGCTTCTCCTCCAGTGCTCCGCGGTTGATGATTGTTGTAGTTTAGCCAACCATACCTGCCTGCCTGCACTGCTTGCAGAGTAATGCCATTGACAATTTCTGCTGCAACAAACCAAGGCTAGTGATGCCTGCACCATTATGTGTCTACAATTAAAGGCAGTTGTAGGACAGAGACAGGCAGTTAGCCCATAAATTCTGAATCTGTCAAAAAGAGATGACAAGGACCAAGAGAAACATAGTATGGCAGAAAGATGCACAACATCATTAATTTGGTATGATTCGATCATGCTTGAGTGGTTTGTCGAAATTGAACTTCCTAGACCTATGTTATGTTGCAACCTTTTTCCCTCTTTAACATTCTAGATATACCTAATTACCATGTTCGTCTTAATATAGCTACATGATTGGCTTGCTTTACAATTTATCCGTCAGCTTTCTGTGTACTTGATTTATATGGAGGATATTCCTCCGTTCATTAGCTGTTTTTTTTTGGCGTTCATTAGCCGTTTCTTAGCCAAGAGTATTCACATGCAGGAAGTGCTGGTGATGTGCTAGAGGACAATCCTATTGGAAGGTTGAAGGTTTACATCTATGACTTGCCAAACAAGTACAACAAGAGGATTGCCACCAAGGATCCACGATGCCTCCATCACATGTTTGCTGCTGAGATATTCATGCAATCGTGTTCTTGCTCTCTAGTGCGGTGCGAACACTCAATCCAGAAGAAGCTGATTGGTTCTACACGCCAGTTTACACTACATGTGATCTTACTCCTGCTGGACTTCCACTGCCATTCAAATCCCAAGGATGATGAGAAGTGCAATCCAGTTTATTTCAAACAAGTGGCCTTTCTGGAACAGAACTGATGGAGCTGATCACTTCTTTGTTGTTCCACATGATTTTGGTGGCATGCTTTCACTATCAGGTGAGGACATCACTGCCCACTATTTCAGTTCCCCATTAAGTGGAGTTCTATCAGATATAAGGTTTTCCCCTTTCAGGAATGTTCCTGCCTTTAGCAGCCATAACTCTGAAGTTATATTTGCAATTTTTACCTGACTTATTTATAGGAAGAAAAAGCTACCGAACCTTGGAATTCTTCCAAATGCTCCGCCGTGCTACATTGGTCCAAACATTTGGACAGAAGAACCATGTCTGCCTGAAAGAGGGTTCTAATCATTATACCGCCATATGCAACCTCCACAGAAAATGCAGGCTCACTTGTTCCCCCCAGAAACTCCCCGTTCAATCTTTGTTTACTTCAGGGACTGTTTTATGACAATGGTAATGACCCTGAGGGTGGGTATTATGCGAGGTAAGGACAATGCATATGTGTAGAATTTTCTATCCTATACTCTCAAAACATGATGTCTGGATCCTAATTACTCATTTTGTTGGGATGTGAAACAGAGGTGGCCCGAGCATCactgtgggagaacttcaagaacaATCCTCTCTTTGATATCTCCACAGATCACCCCTGTCACTGACTATGAAGATATGCAGCGCGCAAGTCTTCTGCTTGTGCCCACTGGGATGGCACCATGGAGCCCAAGGCTGGTGGAGGCCGTGGTTTTCGGCTGCATTCCAGTCATCATAGCTGATGACATTGTTCTAAACCATTTGCTGATGCTATCCCATGGGAGGAGATTGGTGTTTTTTGTCGACGAAGAGAATGTTCCGAAGCTAGATTCAATCCTCACTTCCATTCCAATGGAAAATATTCTACGGAAGCAAAGATTGCTCGCCAATCCATCTATGAAGAAGGCCATGTTGTTCCACAGCCAGCCCAACCTAGGGACGCATTCCATCAGATCCTAAACGGCCTTGCTCGCAAGTTGCCACACATGCAGAGTGTATACTTGCAACCAGGAGAGAAGCACCTCAACTGGACTGCTGGGGCCTGCTGGAGATCTGAAGCCTTGGTAGCAGGAAAACTTCAACTACAAGATCAGTCCTTCCCCTGCTGATTGTATTATTAATATAAGTTTCTGACTTCTCCGTGGAGGAGTTCCAGCAAAAGATCTGTTGATATATATTAACTGAGAGTGTTACACTGTTTTCATGCTACAGAAATCTGAATGCTGATCCTGTGGACCGGGTTGAAACTTTGTAATTGTACAGATGCTTATAAAGAATGAAATGCATGTGTTCTTGTGTGAAGTTGGTAAATTTGTGTCACTGATTCCTGATTGTATTTACTCTGTAGTGCATACTTTTGCAAGTGATTGGAACAAATAAGGCTACAAACAGAACAGGTTTTGCAGGTTAGGTTCATATGTTGCTGGTGCCAAAGTGCCTGGACTCCTCCAGCCTGACCCTTGCACATGCAGAAGTCAGCGGCTTCACCTCTGAACTTTCTGATATCCTCTACAGTAAGATGCACCCTTGGCCTGGTGACACTGTCACGGCAAATGCATTCCATCATATCTGGAGAACTGCTGGTACAGGTTGCATTTGCACAGATGACGATACATACAGGTATAAAGATGACAGCAAGAGCCCCGGGACCGGGAAGTGATATTGCGAGGATGGTGGCTATATATGGCTTGGTTCCAGCTCCCTGTATACTATTTCTTCACCGATGAAAGTGAGGTGATTCATTTTTTTAAGGTATTGGGATTTGGGAGGAGGTTATTGAAGAAACGTGAGTTTATGCAGTTAACCTTCTTTAGAGAAGTTGTGTAAGTTCGGGGAGACGGAGAGCGAATGAGCGATGCATTCAGGGTTGCATAAATCAGGAGTATaaatttttttagataaagggatATGAAAATATTCCATGCTCAAGCCTAAATAGTATAATGGTTCTTGCATTACATACTTAATTACAAATAGCATTACATTTGAATAAAAAGAGCAAAGTACATTCATCATATTGAAAGATCAAGATACATTGATCATGTTGTGTACATATACTACTCATTTGATGACATAATTTGGCCTTCACCCTGAACATACTAACAGAGTGTAGCGCACATTGACCAGGTTAATTAAtaataagcatatagcatgagATCAGTATCTTTTTTTTAACTTAATGGATATAAATATATATGCTCATTTTATGGTGTATATATTCACTGGTACGATGGATTGATCGATAGCTAGCACATGTCGGCAGGCATATTTAGGCAGAGGCCGCGGTCTTGCGTCCGGTGACGGCGTACGGCGGGGTGTAGGGCGGGCCGGGTGGCGCAGGCGTCGGCGGGTCGGGGTAGGGGCGGACCGGGTGGCGTGGGCGTCGGCGGGGCCGGGGTAGGGCGGGCCGGGTGGCGCGGGAGTTGGTGGCGAGGGCTTGGGAGGCTTGGGTGTGGGCGGCTTGGGCGGTGGGGCGGCTTGGGCTGGCTTGGGTGGTTTGGGCGACGGTGGCTTGGGCGAACGGCGGCTTGGGCCCCGGCGGCGAGGGCttgggcggcgacggcgacggcgacggcgagagccCGCAGCGGATCATGCAGACGACGCCTTCCTGGTCGCAGCTGATGATGCAGAGCGGCAGGTCCGCGCCGTTCTTGCCCATGCACCCGAACGAGCAGGCCGAACACCTTCGTGAAGCAGCCCAGCAGGCACTGCATGAAGCCGTTCAGCTCGGCCGGGGACGCCGACGCCGGCGTCGTCAGAAGGCGCCGCcacgttgttgttgtcgtcgccGCTGAAGGCAACAGTGGCACCCGCTCCGGTGGCGGCGGACGCGAGGTCGGCGACGCCGGCCCCGGCCAGCGCGACGAAGAGAAGCACGAAGAAGAAGGAGCCGGCGCTGGCGCGAGTACTGCCGGTCATTGCTGTGGCCACCATGATCTTGTGCGTGCGTCGTCGTGTGACGGTGAGCGAGCTTACTGATGCTGTGGGTTGTGTGGGCTGTTACGACGTGTTGTTGGGAGAGTTTATATAGGAGAAGGGACTTAGATTTGGGCGTGGCGTATGATACCGCGACGTTCGCGTTTTTGGTGTGTTCTGAGGTTGCTTTTCCGCGGCACGCGCACACACGATACGGGTGCTCAATCACGAGCAAAGCGTGACTTACAGAAATTATTATGTAAGATAACATTGTCTATAATAAAAAAATCTAACATACAGCTAAAGGCACAACTGATGAGATGGCCGCCTTGGTCTAAAGGCGCCAGATTAAGGTTCTGGTCCAAAAGGGCGTGGGTTCAAATCCCACTCTCATCACTTTCCTTTTTTGGTTTTCGTGTTCTCATTGTAAACCTGCTGTCATCAGCTTCATTTTTAATTCTCACTGTAGTTTTTATTCTCATAAATCTGCTCTCATacagttttttttgttttgttttctcaCTGTAACCTGCTGTCATCAGCTTATTTTTAATTCTCACTGCAAATTTTTATTGTAAATAAACCTGCTGTCatcagtttttttttgttttttgttttctcaTTGCAAACCTGATGTCATCAGCTTATTTTTAATTATCACTGTACTTTTTATGTAATAAACCTGCTGTCATCAGCTTTTTTTAATTCTTATTGTAATTTTTTTTGGTATATATAACTTTGCATGCATTAACTAATGTCAACGATTTGTTTTATTTCAATATCAGCCGGATTACGTTCAAAGCTTCTAATGTAGGGCGCGTTGACTGGCCACATGCCCTCTCTACGATGTGAATTAAAAATGGTAATTTTGCTCTAGAGTCTAGGCAATGCTGGAGCTAGAACTTGGATTACACAGACCTAGTAGAAAAAAGTCAAGCACGTAATTTTTAGAAATAAAAAAGAGAGGTGCTATAATAAAAAAAAGGCAGTGCATTTTATCAAGTAGATCCATCATGGAGAAACTAATAATATATCAAGTAGATCCTTTTCTTAAAATGTTTCTTCCCAATACAAGACCTTTTTTTGCTCTCTTTATAAAATACTAGTAGACATGTATGTGCATTGCAACAGAACGCTGCCCTATCATACATCTTTAACAATTAGTTTATGTGAAAACATTTAAAAATCAGTTGAACCTAGCTATCAACAGCTAGAAAAAAGTACCAGAGGAGAGATCTATGGGAGAAGTTCTCGATGGTCAATTTCCAGTTTTTGGAGGGAAGCCATCAACTGGTAAAACGTCAAGCTCTAAAGATAATgggagtcattccgacgttggaggtcggaccTCAACAAgaactatatccaaaaggggttaactcccttcaacgagttcagccaaataactcctagtcaatgggcaGACcttgtggctcagaagacttcactggAAGCATTGGCTGTCAgcgcccgtaacaccgagctggcgaagaagaACAAACATCACCATCGTCTAGGTCCCGGTGGCTACTATGGAaaggaagaacagtttaggaagatAGAGGAAGAGGCCACCGAGTGGGTTGaagcagtggcggatgcacgatgcgggaaaAGAGGAAGAGCCCCAGTGGGTGAAGGTATGCTCTCAAGGAACTGGATCCTTTG is from Miscanthus floridulus cultivar M001 chromosome 7, ASM1932011v1, whole genome shotgun sequence and encodes:
- the LOC136463408 gene encoding cytochrome b-c1 complex subunit Rieske, mitochondrial-like — its product is MLRVAGRRLSSALAWHPAAAAAAGTRGPLAGTLSGRDDDDTRDRRARFAIDSPFFAAARGFSAETLVPRNQDVGLAELPATVAAVKNPTGKIMYDEYNHERYLPGDPSKRAFAYFVLSGGRFIYASLLRLLILKFVLSMSASKDVLALASLEVDLSSIEPGTTVTVKWRGKPVFIRRRTEDDIKLANSVDVASLRHPEQDAERVKNPEWLVVIGVCTHLGCIPLPNAGDFGGWFCPCHGSHYDISGRIRKGPAPFNLEVPTYSFLEENKLLIG